The Perognathus longimembris pacificus isolate PPM17 chromosome 3, ASM2315922v1, whole genome shotgun sequence nucleotide sequence cacCGCCACACTGGGTTTTACCACTTCCTTCTCAAAAGGCATTCAAAAGGTCATTTTCCTGTTTCCTGCCTGGTTGTCCCTGTCTCAGCGTTTTTCCTGCATTCTCACACGGAAccgttattttttttaagttccttgaTGTCTAATCTTTCCTTCTCCATCTATTTGTGTTCCTAGGTGATTCATCTTTATCCAAAACCTGCATTACAGGAATACACCACTACTCTTAAAGTGACATCATGTGAGTGTGTAACCCAAATCCCCCTCCAGGGTCTGTGGGACAGCACCTGACAGCCACTGTTGCTGACACCCCTGCTTGCCTGGACACAGTGCCCCTAATAAACACGATGAAGTTGAAAATCTCCTAAACTGGAAATGCACAGAACCTGAGCACCAGACATCAGAGCTCAGCTCAGCCAACCTTCAACAGGCTCAGAACAGCTCTCAGCAGGCTACTGTGGGAGTGCATTTTCActcagccaggcacagtggctcacccctgtaattccagatactaTTCAGAAGGCAAAGATCAGTAAAACTGAGAGTCAAAGACGCcctggggagaggagggcagtgggATGTGTGTGAAAcctcatctcagccaataaaCAGGTGTGCTGGAATGCACCTACAATCCCAACCTCAAGGGCGGAGGCCCAAGGCAGGCCCTGgccaaaaagcaagatcctatcctGAAAACTGCTCAAGCAAAAGAGGGCTGGAGCAAAGCTAGGTGCTGgcggcacacgcctgtaatctagctactcaggaggctgagatttgaggacagctgttcaaagccagcctgggcaggaaagtccatgagattctagttaaccaccaaaaagtctgaagtgcagctatggctcaagtgatggagcaccagcctatgtcagagcaaaagctcaggccctgagttcaagacccaggactggcatcccCCCCAAAAAGGCTGGgggcatgcatggctcaagttgtaaagcacctGTATAGCAAGAGCAAGGTCCTAAATTCCAACCCCTAAGTATATCAATAATAGTAACAatgataacaacaataataataatctcaCATAAAAACTttacataagccaggtgccacctgtaatcttagctactcagaaggctgagatctgaggatcatggttcaaagccagcctgggcagaaaagtccccatgaaacgcttagctccaattaaccactcaaaaaccagaagtggtgctgcggctcaagtggcagagtgctagccttgagcgaaagaagccagggacagtgctcaggccgagttcaagctccatgaccaattaaaaaaggaaaaaagaactttcttgtttttgtttttgtttttaatgtttttctagcACCTTCCCAGAACATGGAAGGTTCCCAGTAAATATAAGTGCAGTGCATTTATTTACGTAATATAAACAGAGTTTTAactcaaaataaataagaagggaTGAACCCCTGAGAAAAAGGGGTCCCCCCACGAGGTAGATGAATCCGGCAGGAGGAAGGTGACGAGTCACATGAAGAGCTCTCCTGGGACATCTCTGGTCACCCGGAAGAGGCTGAAGACGGGGTGGGGAGCCAGATGCCATGCCCGGTGTGCCCCGGCCCCTCCGTACAGGTGAGCGCTCAGGCGGACGCTGAGGCGCTGGCCGCCCTGGAGGTGCACCAAGTGACCCCAGAAGCCTTTGGCCGAATTTGAACCGGAATCCTTGGAGCTCACTGCAGGCACCATGACGGTCAGGGTCAGGTCGACATCCTCTGCTGGCGGCGGCTCCAGCTGAAGGGTCAGCGACACCCGGCCCTGCGGCGGCGGGTCCACCCTCAGCACCTGCCGCAGCTGCATTCGCAAGAACAGGAAGTAGAGCCCGGCCTCCGCCACCACCAGCTCCTGACTGGACTCATTGTAGCGCAGGCCTGGGGACCGGAAGACGCCTCTCAGCCCCTCCTCGCTGCGCCAGCTCAGGGTTCCATTGGCCAGGGACtctgggggaagagagagaggagggctgaGGACCCACAACCCTGGGGAAGGGCTAGCTGGGCACTCAGGGAGCAGACCTGAGTTTAAAGTGGGGAGCAAAGGATGGgccagaagggagagagagggcaaaggaggaggaggaggaagaggaggaaggggagggggaggaggaatgtgtAGAGAGAccctggtgctggtgctggggcctgtcatccaagctactcaggaggctgagatgtgacatagaggttcaatgccagcctggacaggaaagtccatgagactcttatttccactgaaTCACCAGAATAcctgaagtggagccatggctcagtggtacagtgctagccttgagcaaaaaaaaaaaaaaaaaaaaaagctgaggccaaaaagctcaggggcagctgccaggccctgaggtcaagccccatgaccaacaaaacaaagagagagaagacTTGGAGGGGGGTAACAGAGGCAAAGAGACCAGACAGACAACTGGgttctgctggctcacacctgtgaccctagctacagaggaggccaagatctgaggatcgaggttggaGGCCACCTAAGGTGGAAAGTCCTTGTGaccctcatccccaattaaccaccaaaaagccaggagtggcgctgtgcctcaagcagtagaacgccagcctgagtgaaaaaagtcaagtgagagtatgaggcagtgagttcaagccccaggaccagcacacaagagAGGCAGGTGTGgatgagggaggaaaaaaaggaggggaaaggcATCCAGTGTgagggggggcaggaggaggggaaacCCTAGTTCAGAAAGCAGAGTCGGAGCTAGGTTGATAAGGAAAGAAGggagccatgggggggggggggctgggagatcgggaaaggagggaaggcgctgggggtggggaggaatgggGTGCAGTCAGGCAGACCCTCTCTGCCCCTCTCCCTGACACCCATCTGTCCAGACAGAGGAAGGACCCACAACACTCACCATTTTTAGACAGCAGTTTGGCAAATGTTGCCTGACcctgggaagagaggaagggaggatgaaGATGGAGGTATGTCGGTGTCGTCTCTGCCCCCCAGGAAAATCGGGGATCCCACCCTTCACACTCAGAGCAGGCCTGATACCCAAGCTACCCCCCCCCACATTCCCCTGCCAAAGAACACCAGGATGAGGTTAGAGGCCCACTCTGTCCCGATTGGGCACTATGCACAAGGACAGGCTCTGGGGCACAGGGACAGGGACCAGCGGAGATCCATGGGAACAGAAGGAACCCAGGTCCCCTGGCCGTCCTGAGAGGAAGAGTGGGTACCAGACTCTCTTTGGAAGCAAGCCCAGAAGGTGGGTCATGGGGGAGGCCTCTGTGTTTTTAGGTGAATGAGGGCCCTTTAGGGCCCAGGTTCGGGGGGAGAGGTTCAGGCCAGGTGAATTTCTATACTCCAGGGAGTACAGAAAGAAAATGGGGGTGCTTGTGgggtgctactcaggaggctgtgatctgagggtcacagttcaaagcctgcccaggcaagaaagtctgtgagattcttatctctaagttaaccaccgaaaagctgaaaatagagctgtggcccaagtggtagaatgccagcttcgAGTGAAAAGGCGAAGGGACCGTGGCCAGGCCCAAGTTCACCCCCAGGCCTGGGCCAAAATAaacgtgtatacatatataagcaaAGGTGAAGATTTTCTGAAAAGAGGGCATaaggtgtgtggggggtggggagcgcgAGGGCTTAGTCCTAGATGACCATCGAGGGTCCGGGGTGCGTCAGGGTCTCCTCCCCAGTCCCGGGGTGCGCCTGGGAACTTGGAAAGGCGCGCACCCCCAACCAAGTGCTATATGGAGGCAGCCCCCCAAAAGAGGACGGCGGGGTCCCCATCCCCGAGTTGGGGTGCAGCGGGGCTGTCCCAAGAGGGAGCGAGATCACAGGGGGGTCTCACCTGACCGGGTGCTCCCGGGGACCCAGCCTGGGCGCCGAAGGGCTGCAGGCCATCGGGGGGCGGCGTCGGGGGCGCCGCGCAGCCGCGGACCAGCAGCCCGACCCAGCACAGCGGCAGCAGTAGTAGCCCCGCGGCCAAGGCGGCGCACAGGGCCCAGCGGAGACAGCGGGGACCGCGCGCGGGCGGCGGCCTGGGCGCCTCGGGGtccgcgggggccgcgggggcctcAGGGGTGTCGGGGCGCCGGTCCATGGCCGcgggcaggcaggcgggcggcGGAGTGTGGCAGTGGCCCGCAGTAGCCAGCGCTTTATACCATCCGGAAGCAGTGCCTTCCGGGGCGGCCCCGCAGGGATCCCGCGCCCCCAGCCGCCCGCCGCCGCTCCGGGGAAGtggcctccccgcccctcccctctgcctgcgctcgcggggtgggggggtgcctcCCGCGTGACGGGTCCCCACTGCCCCCAGAGTCTCCTCCGGGGATTCCTGGTCGCCGTCTCCCCTCTTCTCCACCCCTGCTCCCATTTTCCCTGGCCGGCCCCGCGTCGGCCCCTCCGCGCCCCTGCGCCCCTGCCTGCTCTGTAGGTATGTGTGTCAcctgggggcttgaacccggAGCCTGGTGGCCGGACATGAGTGTCTCACggggctttcttgccctggctggctttgaaccttgaacctcccCATCCTcagaatctcaacctcctgaatagcccgGGTGGCAGACGGGCGGCACCTGGCTGGCTTCCTCGCTCACTTTCACGCTTTCATTTCTTGCTCCTCCTTGCAAACACCTAGGTCCCCACACCTGAGATACCCCCCCCCTCAGAGCCCCCGAACCCAGGACTCTGACAGAGGAGTCGGGAGAAACCCAGACGTCACTTGTCACCACTACCCCCGCCCCAACACTGAGAGTCGGGCTCAGCACCcaactccctgccctcccctaggGGGGGACCCGGACCTTCCCTGGCCTGCCCCCACCCACTTACTGGATGCTTCCTGTCAGAAGCTCGTTGGGACCCCCAAAGCAGAAGGCTGGAGAGTCCAGAGGGAAGAATTTCCCCCTGGGGCCAAGGACATGTCTGAACAGTTTAGAGGAAACACAAATTTCCCTGCGCCCTGGGCTGGCAGGGGCGGCCGCTTCGCAGGGGCAGGGAGTGGCGCGGAAACCTGGTCCCAAAAGAGGAATCGAGAGGCCCGTCCTCACAGCCCTCCCCTTGACCCACCCATCCCTTGGCCAGCCTCCACTCCCCAAAGTCTGTGAACAAGGGTGACTGAGATACAAGGTGTCTGAGCCCTGGTGGAAAGTTCAAGACAACGCCATCATCGATGCTAGCCAGTCTAAgggaatcttttttctttttttttttaaacttatttgctTTATTTAGGCAGTGGGGGAAAGCCATTAAGAACTCTCAGAGTCATCACTGGCCAGATCCTAAGGGCATGCATTTGAAAACAGGGTGCTATGATGCCACAGCTCTGAAGCAGCTGAAAAGAAGTATAATTTGCAATgctctattgttattataaaggtgctgggaatgtgaacCTCTTGACAGCACAGCCAAGAAGCTCACATGCCCTGGGCGATCTTGTGTCTTTACCTGTCTGGCCAGAGCCGGGCATTGCCCAAACtgaaagaaaagcacagaaaaagacaaaggcactgggaatgtggcctagaggtagagtgcttgcctagcatgcattaaaccGGGGGTTccattgctcagtaccacacaggcagaaaaagccagaagtggcgctgttgagcgctagccttgagcaaaagaagctcagggacagtgcccaagccctgagttcaagtgatatacagagaggttacagttacataagccaggtaaatagtatgtttctttttcaacaatgtcacccattccctccttctctcccagttttacccTCCAGTCCCCACTtataagttgtaaagttctttttttaatttactatattGTTACTATAGAGGTGagatgatctacagaggggttcaGTTTACTTGTggcaggtaatgagtgcatttcctttcgtactgtgtcatctgttccctcattcttcctGGAATTTTCTAACTGGTTGAACTCATCATTGAGTCTAAACATTAGATCTAGATCGTTATGCAAATTTTGGAACCCCCCCCACAATGGAGGAATGGCACTATCAGCGAGTGTCACTTCCGGATGACAAACCCCTGGGGAAGGCCTAGCCAGCCTAGGGGAGTCTGAAAGCTCACCTTCTTGTACCTTCTCACCCCTTCTCATTGTCAAACCACGACCCCCATTTGCAGCCCATCAAATACCCCCACTTTTGCAGTCTCCATCCAAACCCTCCTTGTGGATAAAATAGTGAAATGTCACCCTTGAAACTTCATTGCCATGACAGACAAGCTAAACTCAACTTACAAACCAGAAGACCCAATTTATCACTTCCTCCTCAACTCACCGGAGAACCCCAGCTCAACTCAGAGGGTATCAGAGAGCACAAAAAGAAGGTTTACTTAAGCCTCCCTCCTCTGTCAACACTGAAATGGTtttggaagccaggcactggtggctcacgcctggaagtctagctactcagaaggctgagataggagggtctgggttcaaagccagcccaggcaggaaagtctgtgagacttatctccaattgatcaccaaaaagctggaagtggagctgtggctcaagtgatagggtaccACCCTTGaagggagtaaaaaaaaaaaaaagagagaaaaagcaagagCAGTAgaccctcagggcctgagcctaggccctgagttcaagcccccagtactagcacaagaaaagaaaaggtttttattgtttgtttgtttgggggggggggaggaaatctCTAGAAGAATGTTACCTTGTGAGGTTTCTAAATGGAAGAACCCAGTTATGGGAACTGAAAATAGAAGTgttaatgcacacacacacacccccccccagtACACCACAGCTCCAGCATCCAGAGTCCAGGCACCAACCTGGAAGACAGACCTAAAAGAACCTCTTGATAACACAGCCAAGAAGCTCACATGCCCTGGGCGATATTGTGTCTTTACCTGTCTGGCCAGAGCCAGGCATTGTCCAAACtgaaagaaaagcacagaaaaagacaaaggcactgggaatgtggcctagcggtagagtgcttgactagcatgcattaagctggggttccattcctcagcaccacataggcagaaaaagccataagtggtgctatggctcaagtggcagagtgctagccttgagcaaaaaagaagctcagggacagttcccaggacctgagttcaagtcctaggactggcaaaaaaaaaaagacaaaggaggctGTACTTGTGGTTAGCTTGCAGGGCTGGCCACACATTAAGTACACCTCTACCATTGAGCTCAGCACAGCCCTTGGTTCTGGtgggttatttgtttttgtttggtgggTTTTGAGGGTTTgggcattatttttgtttgtttggtgctgatactggtgcttgaactcagaagctaggcactatccctaagctaatttttgctcaaggctggcactctaccccttgagccatagctctacttccagctttttggtggttcattggaagaaacagtttcatggactttccttctcaggctggtttcaaatcacaatcctcagatctcaacctcctgagtagctaggattataggtgtgaaccaccagtgcttttAAAATAACtaagtagtccaggctggcttcaaactcactatcttcctatgttagccttctgagtactgtGTTTACACATGGGCAATACCATGCCTGAATAAAAAGTAGGAGTTTAATAATAAGAACAATTTGGAAGACCACAAAAAGAACTCCTCAGATAACCCAGATTACAGAAACTCAGTTATATTTCCCCATTGAGagggtatctgttttatttttcattgtttagaCAGGGTCTTATTATGAGCCTCGGCTGGCCTCttaactctcaatcttcctgccacAGCCTCCATGGGCCATGATGCTCCACTGTCGGGGATTTCATACCAACAGTTTTCTCCCTCCCAGAAGTCTCTCTCCAGTCACGTGTTTCCTTGCTTATAAATGTTTCTCTGCTAACATGCGGGCTCCTGAGCAGTCTTCATCTACCTTATTCCATGTCGCTTCGGGCACCTAGAGCATGGGGACCTCTATATTATttatggatggaaggatgggaggaagcTGGGGAAGGAGTGAGGTGGCAGTTGGATGGCTGGATAGCTGGTGAACGTACAaggggatagatgaatggatgggtggattgatggatggataagtagatggatgatggatggatgaatggatggataggtaggtgggTAGATAAAAGTAGATGGATGCGTTTCTGTCTGACATCTTGACGAGGCCGCCGCGGTGGCGCCCGCTCCCGCTCCTGCTCCTGCCGCCTCGCGATGCTGCCCAAggagacaagaagaagaaagatgccGGGAAGTCGGCCAAG carries:
- the Tnfsf9 gene encoding tumor necrosis factor ligand superfamily member 9; amino-acid sequence: MDRRPDTPEAPAAPADPEAPRPPPARGPRCLRWALCAALAAGLLLLPLCWVGLLVRGCAAPPTPPPDGLQPFGAQAGSPGAPGQGQATFAKLLSKNESLANGTLSWRSEEGLRGVFRSPGLRYNESSQELVVAEAGLYFLFLRMQLRQVLRVDPPPQGRVSLTLQLEPPPAEDVDLTLTVMVPAVSSKDSGSNSAKGFWGHLVHLQGGQRLSVRLSAHLYGGAGAHRAWHLAPHPVFSLFRVTRDVPGELFM